In Procambarus clarkii isolate CNS0578487 chromosome 36, FALCON_Pclarkii_2.0, whole genome shotgun sequence, one DNA window encodes the following:
- the LOC123756122 gene encoding uncharacterized protein → MNTVYQERMAAAMATALAAKNSAAPDNSAEMRLYLDKLKDLVPHCPKNRNVDKLELIQHVIDYISDLQDTLQSDSDSDSLPESPGEHVNFSDAYNRSSQPLNFSMQQQQQPNNDYSMDYSGASGCSDGASASGFNNGFSSSGCSNMDSSASYESGFVNNPSDYSTILYNDHGTSSAPGYRTSY, encoded by the coding sequence ATGAACACTGTTTACCAGGAGCGTATGGCCGCCGCCATGGCCACAGCTCTTGCCGCCAAGAACTCCGCGGCACCTGACAACTCCGCCGAGATGCGCCTCTACCTTGACAAGCTGAAGGACCTGGTACCACACTGCCCCAAGAACCGCAACGTGGACAAGCTGGAGCTGATTCAGCACGTCATCGACTACATCAGCGACCTCCAGGACACCCTCCAGTCCGACTCTGATTCCGACAGTCTTCCGGAGAGTCCAGGGGAGCACGTGAACTTCAGCGACGcttacaacaggtcatcacaaccCCTCAACTTCagcatgcagcagcagcagcagcccaacAACGACTACTCGATGGACTACAGcggcgcctctggttgtagcgacGGTGCTTCAGCTTCAGGATTTAACAACGGCTTCAGTTCTTCAGGCTGCAGCAACATGGACAGTTCGGCCAGCTACGAGAGTGGTTTCGTCAACAATCCCAGCGACTACAGTACTATTCTCTACAACGACCACGGCACCAGCTCAGCGCCAGGCTACAGGACGTCTTATTAG